DNA from Variovorax sp. PBL-H6:
CAGCAGTGGCTGGCTGGCGATCGCGGCGCCGTCGAGTTGGGTCTTCAGTCGCTCGTAGACGATGCGCTCGTGGGCGGCATGCATGTCCACGATCACCAGGCCCTGGCTGTTTTCGGCCAGGATGTAAATGCCTTGCAGCTGTGCCAGGGCGCGGCCGAGGGGCCAGGCTTCATCGCCGGGGGCCGCAGCCGGTCTGGCAGAGGGCGCCTGCTCGAACGAGGCGCCGGTTGCGTCCCGGGCTGCCGCGGCGCCGAACGACGGCAGGGGCGCAACGACGGCCTCACGCCGCTCGCCGGGCCACATCGCGGCGGCATCGCCGAGCCCACGCTCGCCAGCGAAATGCATGCCCGGCTGGGTCCATGCCGGGGCGGCGGGCGCGCTGTGCGGCTTGAAGAAGGGCGCGGCCGGCACGGCAACCGCTTCGCCTGCACGCGGCGCCGCCAGTGCGTTCTCGATCGCATGGCGCACCGCCTGGTGCACCTCGCGCCCATCGCGGAAGCGCACCTCGATCTTGGTGGGATGCACGTTGACGTCGACACGTGCCGGATCGATCTCCAGGTACAGCGCATAGACCGGCTGGCGCTGGCCGTGCAGCACGTCTTCATAGGCGCTGCGCACCGCATGGGCCAGCACCTTGTCGCGCACGAAGCGGCCGTTGACGTAGAAGAACTGCTGGTCACCGCGCGAGCGCGCCGCATCGGGAATGCCCGCGCGGCCCGTCACGCGCACCGGCCCGGCGGCGTGCTCGACCGCCACGCTCTGCGCCACGAAATCATCGCCCAGCGCATCGGCCAGGCGCGGGTCGCGCGCCGCGGCGGCGCGCCATTGCTCGACCAGCTTGCCTTCGTGCCAGACCGCGAAGCCTACCTCTGGGCGGGCCAGGGCATGGCGCCGCACAGCCTCGATGCAGTGGGCCAGTTCGGTGGCGTCGGTCTTCAGAAACTTGCGTCGTGCGGGCGTGGCGAAGAAGAGCTCGCGCACCTCGACCGTGGTGCCGGTGGCGCGTGCCACCGGGCGCAGCTCGCCGGTGCGGCCGTCGAGCGCGAAGGCGCCGTCGGCGCCCGCCGCCCGCGAGAGCAGGCTCAACTCGGCGATCGCGTTGATGGCGGCCAGCGCCTCGCCACGAAAGCCCATGGTGCCCACGGTTTCGAGTTCGCCGAGGCTGGCAATCTTGCTGGTCGCGTGGCGGCGCAGTGCCAGCGGCAGTTCGTCGCGCGGCAAACCATGGCCATCGTCCTCGACTGAAATCAGGCGCACGCCACCGGCCGCGAGCCGCACCGTCACCTGGCGCGCGCCGGCGTCGAGGGCGTTGTCGAGCAGCTCGCGCACGACCGAGGCCGGACGCTCGACGACTTCGCCAGCAGCGATCTGGCTGATCAGTTCGTCGGGGAGTTCGCGGATGGGGCGGCGCGCGGCCGAGGGCAGGGCAGAGGGGAGTGCGCTCACACAGGCATTCTAGAAGGGCGCAGGGGCTTCCCGAAGGGCGGGTGAGCTGCACCCGGATAATGCGCGGCCATGGAAATCATCAGCTTCTTGGTCGACTTCATCCTTCATGTCGACAAACACCTGGAGACCTTCGTCATCACCTACGGCCCCTGGGTGTATGCGCTGCTGTTCCTCATCGTGTTCGTCGAAACGGGGCTGGTGGTCATGCCTTTCCTGCCGGGCGACTCGCTGCTCTTCATCGTCGGCGCGCTGTGCGGCACGGGGCTCATGAGCTTCGGCATCGCCGTGCCGGTCCTCATCGCCGCGGCGATCCTCGGCGACCAGTGCAACTACAGCATCGGCCGCTACTTCGGGCCGAAGGTCTTTCAGTGGGAGAGCTCGCGGTTCTTCAATCGCAAGGCCTTCGACCAGGCGCATGCCTTCTACGAGCGCTACGGCGGCATCACGATCGTGCTGGCGCGCTTCATGCCGTTCATCCGCACCTTCGCGCCCTTCGTTGCCGGGGTGGCCGACATGACGCGCGGGAAGTTCAGCCTCTTCAACATCGCTGGCGGGCTGCTGTGGGTGGTGGGCCTGTGCACGGCCGGCTACCTGTTCGGCAACCTGGCCTTCGTGAAGGAGCACCTCGACAAGATCATCTGGGCGCTGATCATCGTTCCCGGCCTGATTGCAATCTTCGGCGCGTGGCGGGCCGGCCGCGCGCCGTCTTCGGCGCGCTGATCGCGCAGCATCCACAAAAAAGGCGTGCCACGGGCACGCCTTTTCGTTCATGCGTCAACGCTCAGTTCAGTAGGTCGGCCCGTTGTAGGGGTAGTAGCCGCCGTTGCGCTGGCCCCGGTAGTAGTTGCGGTCGTAGTTGCGCTCGTCTGCACGACGGCCCACCTGGTTGCCGATGACACCGCCGATGGCGGCCCCGCCCACCGTACTGGCCGTGTTGCCGCCGATGGCGTTGCCGAGCACAGCGCCTCCCACGGCACCGCCGGCCGTGCCCCACTGCTCGTTAGGTCCTGATGCGCAGCCCGCCAGCGCCATGACGGCCGTGGCCGCACCGGCCGTGATCCAGAGACGTGTCTTCATGTTGTCCACCTTTCGATGAGTGATGAAGACATTGTCGAAAGCCGACGCCGGGCCAATGTAGGAGCCTGCCGCACCCCCTTGACCGAGAGTGCGCGGACGAGGTGTGCAACAAGAAGCAACCGCGAAGTCGTCGCGCGGCCCGGCGGGTCGCCTTTTTCGACGCCGATCAGCGCCCCGAGGCGGTCACCGCGATGCCGCGGATCTGCCCCGCGGTTCGCGACGGCGCGGGCCGCGGGAAGGCCTTGGAATCGAATCGATACAGCAGCTCGGCCTCGCGCACCCGCGCGAGCGCGACGTTGGCCTGCTTCACGTGGCCGAAGCCGCGCATCTGCATCGGCAGCAGCGCGATCTCGGTGGCGATCTTCAGGCGCTCGGCGTCGAGCGAAGGCAGCAGCGATTCGATGCGACGACGATACTCATCGATCAATGCACGCTCCATGCGCCGCTCGTCGGTGTGGCCGAAGGGATCGAACGCCGTGCCGCGCAGGCGGCGGCCGTGGGCCAGCAGCTTCAGCACCGGCATCATCCAGCCGCCCAGTCGCAGCTTGCGCGGCGGCCGGCCCTCGCGTGCGCGGCTCAGCCCAGGCGGGGCCATGTAGAACTCGAGCCGGAGCTCGCCCTCGAACTGCTGCTGCAGCGAGCGCTTGAATTCGCCGTCGGTGTAGAGGCGGGCCACCTCGTACTCGTCCTTGTAGGCCATGAGCTTCAACAAGCCCTGCGCCACCGCGCGCGTGAAGGGCAGCGCGGGGTCGGCCTGCAGTGCGGCCTCGCGCTGCCGCACCGCGACCACCATGCCGGCATAGCGCTCCGCATAGGCGGCGTTCTGATAAGCGGCCAGGTGGGCCATGGCGCGTCCGATGAGCGTGTCCAGCGGCTCCAGTTGCGCGGGCTCGGCTGACGTGTCTCGCAGCAGCGAGGCCGCGGCATTCGTGTCGCCCGCGGCCAACCGGCCCAGCGAGAAGGCAAGCTTGTTGTTGTCGACCGCCACGCCGTTGAGCTCGATGGCGTGCAGCAAGGCCTCGAGGGCGACCGGCACCAGGCCGCGCTGCCAGGCATAGCCGAGCGCGAGGATGTTGGAGACGATGGAGTCGCCGAGGAAGGCGTCCGCCAGCGCTTGCGCATCGAGCGTCTCGACGCGCTCGGCGCCGGCGGCGAAGCGCAGCTTGTCGAGCAGCTGCGGCGCCTTCAGGCTGGCGTCGGGGTTGCGCAGGCTCTCGGCTACGGGCGTCTCGTGGGTGTTGGCGAGGATGCGGGTGCGGCCATGGCGCACGGTGGCGAGCGCGTCCGCCGAGGCGCCCACCACGAGGTCGCAAGCCAGCAGCGCATCGGCCTGCTGGGTGTCGATGCGCACCTGGTTCAGGCGCCAGTGCACGTCCGCGATGCGCACGAAGCTGAGCACCGAACCGCCTTTCTGCGCAAAGCCCATGAAGTCGAGCACGCTGGCGCTCTTTCCCTCCAGGTGCGCGGCCATCGCGACCAGCGCACCGACGGTGACGACGCCGGTGCCGCCGACGCCCGTGACGAGCAGGTCGTACGGGCCCGTCCA
Protein-coding regions in this window:
- a CDS encoding DedA family protein; amino-acid sequence: MEIISFLVDFILHVDKHLETFVITYGPWVYALLFLIVFVETGLVVMPFLPGDSLLFIVGALCGTGLMSFGIAVPVLIAAAILGDQCNYSIGRYFGPKVFQWESSRFFNRKAFDQAHAFYERYGGITIVLARFMPFIRTFAPFVAGVADMTRGKFSLFNIAGGLLWVVGLCTAGYLFGNLAFVKEHLDKIIWALIIVPGLIAIFGAWRAGRAPSSAR
- the mutL gene encoding DNA mismatch repair endonuclease MutL; this encodes MSALPSALPSAARRPIRELPDELISQIAAGEVVERPASVVRELLDNALDAGARQVTVRLAAGGVRLISVEDDGHGLPRDELPLALRRHATSKIASLGELETVGTMGFRGEALAAINAIAELSLLSRAAGADGAFALDGRTGELRPVARATGTTVEVRELFFATPARRKFLKTDATELAHCIEAVRRHALARPEVGFAVWHEGKLVEQWRAAAARDPRLADALGDDFVAQSVAVEHAAGPVRVTGRAGIPDAARSRGDQQFFYVNGRFVRDKVLAHAVRSAYEDVLHGQRQPVYALYLEIDPARVDVNVHPTKIEVRFRDGREVHQAVRHAIENALAAPRAGEAVAVPAAPFFKPHSAPAAPAWTQPGMHFAGERGLGDAAAMWPGERREAVVAPLPSFGAAAARDATGASFEQAPSARPAAAPGDEAWPLGRALAQLQGIYILAENSQGLVIVDMHAAHERIVYERLKTQLDGAAIASQPLLIPATFAATPQEVATAEACAAVLPALGLEITPFSPRTLAVRAVPGTLADGDPVELARGVLAELGQHDASTVVQRAQNELLSTMACHGAVRANRRLTIDEMNALLRQMEATERSDQCNHGRPTWRQLSVRELDGLFMRGR
- a CDS encoding glycine zipper domain-containing protein, with the translated sequence MKTRLWITAGAATAVMALAGCASGPNEQWGTAGGAVGGAVLGNAIGGNTASTVGGAAIGGVIGNQVGRRADERNYDRNYYRGQRNGGYYPYNGPTY